In Lineus longissimus chromosome 7, tnLinLong1.2, whole genome shotgun sequence, a genomic segment contains:
- the LOC135491156 gene encoding zinc finger protein 79-like, which produces MANVEEDNSAALVTFKSQVAVSIKMVPQMSKDQQSQAWQFWQEVSKHLHKIIIGALGHSSEKTILGTDECVDEQTDPETVLVSVNNDLSTETCIVSKPQSQPLRSIGMETEIEKSQSIEGLSVVLSNELNSIDTIMPGIGQVEKMTDSSVKEINIVIEASSLESHTRDMYETVIVQPPKREKRPTKTKSGAESGRVKRNKATKTLSRPTAKAKSEGKIKVARGKKGANLQANAISSQGEQEGNSVLAAIHEANKTLKVGTAEVSETMDCESSDNDEENPVTGKVSKKNLGSQGRSACEYCGKTFSNNSGLHVHLRVHTGEKPYLCSICNKGFTTKCNVRRHEATHAGLKPFQCEECQKYFTEKKSLKVHMRIHTGERPYRCDVCGRTFAQVGILRTHMHLHTGFKGHLCDHCGKSFRQKTNLRSHLLRHANKRQFKCETCPASFICAADLKRHCQKHTGERPFLCWLCPKTFTRLQYLKEHINQHTGSKPYCCKKCNAAFPDLSSVHKHMKKEHNLKKQPPARSLTVAADEGVLRPKLFSEPFYVQITDGSPIEPGTLVTVTDASGLPTQQKDFALADTAYASEEQEVKLSVMNITQPPSSQTFESTTNTDIMYLPIQDVAKTEIVYDNSDMVASDVTVDFSAISLLASASAQADPATEIQNDF; this is translated from the exons ATGGCTAACGTTGAAGAGGACAATTCGGCGGCCCTGGTGACCTTTAAATCCCAG gTTGCAGTCAGTATTAAGATGGTTCCTCAGATGTCTAAAGATCAGCAGTCCCAGGCTTGGCAATTCTGGCAAGAGGTTTCAAAACATCTTCATAAAATAATCATTGGTGCATTAGGACAttcttctgaaaaaacaatcttGGGGACAGATGAGTGTGTTGATGAACAAACCGATCCGGAGACTGTATTGGTGTCTGTTAACAATGACTTGAGCACAGAAACATGTATTGTTTCAAAACCCCAAAGTCAGCCCTTGAGATCAATTGGAATGGAAACGGAAATTGAGAAGTCGCAATCAATTGAAGGTCTCAGTGTTGTTTTATCAAATGAACTGAACAGTATTGACACCATTATGCCTGGTATTGGCCAAGTTGAAAAGATGACTGACTCTAGTGTGAAGGAAATCAACATTGTAATTGAAGCTAGTTCTTTGGAATCACATACTCGTGATATGTATGAGACTGTGATTGTTCAACCTCCTAAGAGAGAAAAACGTCCAACAAAGACTAAATCTGGTGCCGAGAGTGGGAGGGTTAAAAGGAATAAAGCCACCAAGACTTTGAGCAGGCCTACTGCCAAAGCCAAATCGGAGGGTAAAATAAAAGTTGCTCGGGGAAAGAAAGGTGCCAATTTACAAGCGAATGCTATTTCTAGTCAAGGTGAACAAGAGGGGAACAGTGTCCTTGCTGCCATTCATGAGGCTAATAAAACTTTAAAGGTTGGAACAGCTGAAGTCAGCGAAACTATGGACTGCGAGTCATCGGACAATGACGAGGAGAATCCTGTGACTGGAAAAGTCTCCAAAAAGAATTTGGGGAGCCAGGGACGAAGTGCATGTGAATATTGTGGAAAGACCTTTTCAAACAACTCTGGTCTGCATG TCCATCTACGTgtccacacaggagagaaaccatactTGTGTTCAATCTGTAATAAGGGCTTCACCACAAAATGTAACGTTAGACGTCACGAGGCGACGCATGCTGGCCTCAAGCCATTTCAGTGTGAAGAATGCCAGAAATACTTCACTGAGAAGAAAAGCCTTAAAGTTCATatgcgtattcatacaggagaaagaccatataG GTGTGACGTTTGTGGCCGAACCTTTGCCCAAGTGGGAATCCTCCGAACTCACATGCACCTTCATACAGGCTTCAAGGGTCACTTGTGTGACCACTGTGGGAAGTCCTTTAGGCAGAAGACCAACCTGCGTAGTCACTTGCTGCGCCACGCCAACAAACGTCAGTTCAAGTGCGAGACTTGCCCGGCTTCATTCATTTGTGCAG CTGATTTAAAGCGTCACTGCCAGAAACACACTGGGGAAAGGCCATTCTTGTGTTGGTTGTGCCCAAAGACATTCACCCGACTTCAATATCTTAAGGAGCATATCAATCAGCACACAGGAAGCAAACCGTATTGTTGTAAAAAATGTAACGCAGCTTTCCCAGACTTATCGTCGGTGCATAAACATATGAAGAAAGAACACAACTTGAAAAAGCAGCCTCCCGCACGGAGTCTGACGGTTGCTGCAGATGAGGGTGTGTTGAGACCAAAACTTTTCTCGGAACCGTTCTATGTGCAGATTACGGACGGAAGCCCAATAGAGCCTGGAACTCTAGTCACTGTTACTGATGCGTCTGGATTGCCGACGCAGCAAAAGGATTTTGCCTTGGCTGATACGGCATATGCTTCTGAGGAACAGGAAGTTAAATTGTCTGTGATGAATATTACCCAGCCACCTAGCTCGCAAACATTTGAGAGTACCACAAATACGGATATTATGTATCTACCTATACAAGATGTGGCAAAAACCGAGATAGTTTATGACAATTCTGATATGGTTGCTAGTGATGTGACAGTTGATTTCTCGGCAATCAGTTTGTTGGCGTCGGCTTCTGCTCAAGCCGATCCTGCTACAGAGATTCAAAATGATTTCTAG
- the LOC135491348 gene encoding EF-hand calcium-binding domain-containing protein 10-like produces the protein MANTSADRETWPRCQDSRDYLKKHKVLDLFNNLTSQLIYARPENPKQYLIERLELLNTAKSANIDPPCLFDESNITSVFGMLDPTGRGSITLRQYREALQTLGIDHFDQHPAGGDVDKIQLETFVREAKHGLARVSATYAEKKM, from the exons ATGGCGAACACTTCAGCTGACAGAGAAACCTGGCCAAGGTGCCAAGATTCACGAGATTATCtcaaaaaacacaaagttctagATCTTTTCAATAACCTTACTTCACAGTTGATATACGCTAGACCAG AAAATCCCAAGCAGTATCTGATTGAGCGACTGGAACTTCTGAATACTGCCAAAAGTGCCAATATTGATCCTCCCTGTTTATTTGATGAATCAAATATCACATCGGTTTTCGGGATGCTGGATCCTACTGGTCGGGGTTCCATTACCCTTCGACAATACAGAGAAG CACTACAAACGTTAGGAATAGACCACTTTGACCAGCACCCAGCAGGAGGTGATGTCGACAAGATCCAACTTGAAACATTTGTAAGAGAAGCGAAACATGGACTAGCAAGAGTGTCAGCTACATATGCGgagaagaaaatgtaa